One segment of Schistocerca cancellata isolate TAMUIC-IGC-003103 chromosome 2, iqSchCanc2.1, whole genome shotgun sequence DNA contains the following:
- the LOC126162511 gene encoding actin-like protein 6B produces MSSGMLYGGDEIGALVFDIGHYSLRVGYAQEDTPKAEIPAAVGIVKDGNQTASVNTEPMETEDKKVDPQNITSTNKYYIDTNYLHVVRPGMEVATYMKDCMIDDWDLFEQVLDYTYAKCIQSESEYHPVLMSEAPWNVRAKRERLTELMFEKYNVPAFFLVKNAVLAAFANGRATGIVIDSGATHTSAVPVQDGFVLTQAIVKSPLGGDYISMQCKNFLQESGIEIVPPYMIGSKEVVKEREKARWVKKRNLPEVTPSWHNYMTKKVVQDFQASVLQVSETPYDEKTVSSIPAVHYEFPDGYHQDFGGERFRIPEALFDPSVVQTRGGLVGHTMLGVAHIVTTSMGMCDVDVRPALYGSVVVTGGNSLLQGFSERLNRDLSLRIPSSMRLKMITASGTAERRFGAWIGGSILASIGTFQQMWMSAQEYEEGGKGQVERKCP; encoded by the exons ATGAGTTCAGGAATGTTATATGGGGGCGATGAAATAGGAGCATTGGTCTTTGATATTGGTCATTATTCTCTCCGTGTTGGGTACGCACAAGAAGATACACCGAAAGCCGAGATTCCAGCCGCTGTCGGTATAGTGAAAGATGGGAATCAAACAGCATCAGTTAATACAGAACCTATGGAAACAGAAGACAAGAAAGTCGATCCCCAAAACATAACTTCAACAAACAAATATTACATCGATACGAACTACTTACATGTTGTTCGGCCCGGAATGGAAGTTGCTACTTACATGAAAGATTGTATGATCGATGACTGGGATTTATTCGAGCAAGTTCTGGATTATACGTACGCAAAATGCATACAGTCCGAGTCTGAATATCATCCAGTATTAATGTCAGAGGCACCCTGGAACGTGCGAGCAAAACGTGAAAGACTGACGGAATTAATGTTTGAGAAGTATAACGTGCCTGCATTTTTTCTGGTGAAAAATGCAGTGCTAGCTGCATTTGCCAATGGGAGAGCGACGGGCATTGTCATAGACAGTGGAGCAACGCACACCTCTGCTGTTCCAGTGCAAGATGGTTTTGTCTTGACTCAAGCCATTGTAAAATCTCCTCTGGGTGGAGATTATATTAGTATGCAGTGTAAAAATTTTTTGCAG GAAAGTGGCATAGAAATTGTCCCTCCATATATGATTGGCTCCAAAGAGGTTGTCAAAGAAAGGGAGAAGGCACGCTGGGTAAAAAAACGAAACCTACCAGAAGTAACACCTTCATGGCATAATTACATGACAAAGAAAGTTGTCCAGGATTTTCAAGCTAGTGTATTGCAAGTGTCGGAAACTCCATATGATGAGAAAACTGTATCTTCTATACCGGCTGTTCACTATGAGTTCCCAGATGGGTACCATCAg GATTTTGGTGGAGAAAGATTTCGCATCCCAGAAGCATTGTTTGATCCAAGTGTGGTACAAACTAGGGGTGGCTTGGTTGGCCACACCATGTTAGGAGTTGCCCACATTGTTACGACAAGCATGGGAATGTGTGATGTCGATGTAAGGCCTGCATTATATGGAAGCGTGGTTGTAACTGGTGGAAATTCGCTTCTGCAG GGTTTCTCAGAAAGACTGAACCGTGATCTTTCACTTCGCATTCCTTCTAGCATGCGCCTAAAAATGATCACAGCAAGTGGTACTGCTGAACGGCGTTTTGGAGCTTGGATTGGAGGCTCAATTCTTGCTTCTATTGGTACATTCCAGCAGATGTGGATGTCAGCACAGGAATATGAAGAAGGTGGCAAAGGGCAGGTGGAACGGAAATGCCCGTAG